A window of bacterium genomic DNA:
ACATCCGGGATGCAAAAAATATTTTTGCTTTTCATGTTGCATATATTTTTAACTCATAATTTCATAATTGTCGTTAAATTGAAGTGCGTTTTTAATGGTTAATAAAAACAAATGCATTTCAGATCTATAAGTATCGTTGTTTTGAATTTCAGGATCATTACAAATTTTTTCTATATAGTATACTGCGTTAATTATTATATTCATGTCATTTATTAAATTTTCATCTTTGTACGTTAAATTTTTCTTGCATTTATTTAAAAATAACTCAATTACTATACAGATATTTTTAACGCAAGAATACTCTACAAAATCGGATATTCCACTTATGCAATGAAAAGCACGAAAAAGCTCATGAATTATCTCATTTTTTTGAAGAAGTATAATTTTGTCAGCAGAGTTTAAATTTATTTTTAACAATACAGATCGGATGATTCCAATTTGTACAAATATTTCTTCTGTTAATTCTTTTGTTACATCATCTATTTTATTATTTAACATATCTGGCAAAAATATCCTTTATCTTGAAGTTTTAATAAGACCCAAACTCTCCATTTTTTGAATTAATTTTTGCTTATCGATAGGTTTAACAAGATAACCCTCGCATTGCTCTCTAAAAGCCATTTTGATATTATCAGAATCATCAAGAGCTGATGTCATAATGACTTTAACTCCATCAAGACCATATATTTCTTTTTGTTTTTCAAGTTGTCTGATTTCTTTAAGAACCTCTTGTCCGTTCATTTCCGGCATCATAATATCAAGGCAAATAAAATCATAAACTTCATTTTCCTCAAATGCCACTTTAAAAGCTTCAACAGCTTCTTTACCATTGACTGCAATATCACACTGTCCGTATTCTGAAAGATATTTCAAAAGTATTTTCCTGCTTGTAAAATCATCATCTACAATTAATATTTTCATATTTTTCTCCTTATTCTTAATCTA
This region includes:
- a CDS encoding response regulator, encoding MKILIVDDDFTSRKILLKYLSEYGQCDIAVNGKEAVEAFKVAFEENEVYDFICLDIMMPEMNGQEVLKEIRQLEKQKEIYGLDGVKVIMTSALDDSDNIKMAFREQCEGYLVKPIDKQKLIQKMESLGLIKTSR